A window from Luteitalea sp. encodes these proteins:
- a CDS encoding AAA family ATPase, which produces MPQGLTFRSLRLQNWKNFSSVDVAIQNRVFLVGPNASGKSNLLDAFRFLRDLASSGGGFYEAISRRNGVSAIRCLAARRYPDVEIHVGLEETEGTRRWEYELAFNQDNQRRPLLRRERVQRDGTELLARPNEDDHADPARLSQTYLEQVNVNREFRDLATFFNSIQYLHIVPQLVREPDRSVGRPNDPFGGDFLEQVAKTQERTRNARLRRIQEALRVAVPQLQEVALWRDTRGTPHLRGKYQHWRPQGAWQTEEQFSDGTLRLMGLLWASMGEGPMLLEEPELSLHPELVRVLPQMLARVQRRTGRQIFLSTHSPDLLRDEGIGLDEVLLLAPGTEGTDVTPADSHQEIRDLLEGGLSLADAVIPRTRPEHPEQLALFADA; this is translated from the coding sequence ATGCCCCAAGGGCTGACGTTCCGCAGCTTGCGTCTGCAGAACTGGAAGAATTTTTCTAGCGTTGATGTGGCCATCCAGAACCGGGTGTTTCTGGTGGGACCGAATGCCTCGGGGAAGTCGAACTTGCTCGATGCCTTTCGCTTTCTGAGAGATCTTGCGTCCTCGGGTGGAGGCTTTTACGAAGCGATCAGTCGACGAAATGGTGTCAGCGCGATTCGTTGTCTCGCTGCCAGACGGTACCCAGATGTCGAGATTCACGTCGGCCTTGAAGAAACCGAGGGGACACGTCGTTGGGAATACGAGCTGGCCTTCAATCAGGACAACCAACGTCGCCCACTACTGCGCCGAGAGCGCGTCCAGCGAGATGGTACAGAGCTCCTTGCTCGACCGAACGAAGACGATCATGCGGATCCCGCACGCTTGTCACAGACCTACCTCGAGCAAGTGAACGTCAATCGTGAGTTCCGCGACCTAGCAACGTTCTTTAACTCTATCCAATATTTGCATATCGTTCCGCAGTTGGTTCGAGAACCGGATCGCTCCGTCGGTCGCCCAAATGATCCGTTCGGCGGCGACTTCTTGGAGCAGGTAGCCAAAACGCAGGAGAGGACCCGGAACGCGCGGTTACGACGCATCCAAGAGGCGCTTCGCGTCGCGGTTCCACAGCTTCAAGAGGTCGCGCTGTGGCGTGATACACGCGGCACGCCGCATTTGCGGGGGAAATATCAGCATTGGCGTCCGCAGGGTGCCTGGCAGACTGAGGAGCAATTCTCAGACGGGACGCTCCGACTGATGGGGCTCCTCTGGGCGTCGATGGGAGAAGGACCCATGCTCCTCGAAGAGCCGGAGCTTTCGCTTCATCCCGAGCTCGTGCGCGTCCTGCCCCAGATGCTGGCGCGGGTCCAGCGCCGGACTGGGAGACAGATCTTCCTGAGCACGCACTCGCCAGATTTACTGCGTGATGAGGGAATTGGGCTCGACGAAGTGTTGCTCCTCGCTCCGGGTACGGAGGGCACGGACGTCACGCCAGCTGATTCGCACCAAGAGATCCGAGACTTACTGGAGGGTGGGCTGTCGCTTGCCGATGCCGTGATCCCGCGGACCCGGCCTGAGCACCCTGAGCAACTAGCCTTGTTCGCGGACGCATGA
- a CDS encoding TIGR03435 family protein, with the protein MTKRTVRAPRVPHGVLVTRVVVVAVTMSVVVCLWSQRPVAQALGPTAGRAPEFAVASVEPSKSGDTGKGATRLQAGGRFTATNVTLRTLIETAYQRHGFDRVEIAGGPVWIDADRFDVVAKAPSEHVLDPDGFPRQTWRMLRMLLADRFKLRVHKETKEVPIYALRMATSDGKLGPGLRKSDTDCVASMKAEIEGQWLGKGHHCYVQTRYPCRLGAGGVTMPVVASLLSELVDRMVVDQTGLDGHFDLELEAVEIRASAVQGPSSRPSKTTQSIFAALPQQLGLRLVPMMGSAMIIVVDSAVKSWRVE; encoded by the coding sequence ATGACCAAACGCACTGTACGTGCGCCACGTGTCCCGCACGGGGTCCTCGTCACCAGAGTCGTGGTCGTTGCGGTCACGATGTCGGTCGTCGTCTGTCTCTGGAGCCAGCGGCCGGTAGCCCAGGCGCTTGGACCCACCGCGGGTCGCGCGCCAGAATTCGCCGTGGCCTCCGTTGAGCCGAGCAAATCCGGCGACACAGGGAAGGGAGCTACTCGCCTTCAAGCTGGCGGCCGCTTCACGGCAACCAACGTCACGCTGCGAACGCTGATCGAGACGGCGTATCAGCGACACGGCTTCGACCGTGTGGAGATCGCGGGCGGTCCGGTCTGGATCGACGCCGACCGGTTCGATGTCGTGGCCAAGGCGCCGAGCGAGCACGTCCTCGACCCTGATGGCTTCCCTCGCCAGACCTGGCGGATGTTGAGAATGCTTCTGGCAGACCGGTTCAAGCTCCGAGTGCACAAGGAGACCAAGGAGGTCCCGATCTACGCGCTCAGGATGGCGACGAGCGATGGCAAGCTCGGCCCGGGGCTGAGAAAGTCTGACACCGATTGCGTCGCATCAATGAAGGCAGAGATTGAAGGCCAGTGGCTCGGCAAGGGTCACCACTGCTATGTGCAGACACGCTACCCGTGCCGTCTTGGGGCGGGCGGCGTGACCATGCCCGTCGTGGCGAGTCTCTTATCCGAGTTGGTGGACCGAATGGTGGTTGATCAGACGGGGCTCGACGGCCACTTCGATCTAGAGTTGGAAGCCGTCGAGATCCGAGCATCGGCCGTTCAGGGACCGAGCTCGCGGCCGTCCAAGACGACTCAGTCAATCTTTGCCGCACTGCCACAACAGCTTGGCCTCAGACTCGTACCGATGATGGGGTCGGCTATGATCATTGTCGTCGATTCTGCGGTGAAGTCTTGGAGGGTGGAATGA